From Triticum urartu cultivar G1812 chromosome 2, Tu2.1, whole genome shotgun sequence, a single genomic window includes:
- the LOC125534315 gene encoding uncharacterized protein LOC125534315: protein MPPVEIKLIVCYVVAHLVLAAMDGQKIPGSVRLACGWVLLSACAMGLVHYTLSCSQAMTCKCDALTDTKAACFSALWIGTLCCAGSQATAAALALLLPRRPRWIIRELANFSVAVAGAGYCMFHGAIYILHPGVYFALASIMFMLGDIICGMTLYLSLFCCS, encoded by the exons ATGCCTCCTGTTGAAATTAAGCTGATTGTGTGCTACGTTGTAGCTCATCTCGTCCTAGCAGCCATGGACGGCCAGAAGATCCCAGGTTCTGTCAGGCTGGCCTGCGGATGGGTGCTCCTCAGCGCCTGCGCCATGGGCTTGGTCCACTACACCCTCTCCTGCAGCCAG GCCATGACCTGCAAGTGCGATGCGCTGACGGACACCAAGGCCGCCTGCTTCAGCGCCCTCTGGATCGGGACTCTGTGCTGCGCTGGATCCCAGGCTACCGCGGCGGCGCTGGCGCTGCTGCTCCCACGCCGCCCCCGCTGGATCATCCGTGAACTGGCCAACTTCTCGGTCGCGGTCGCCGGCGCCGGCTACTGCATGTTCCACGGCGCCATCTACATCCTCCACCCAGGAGTCTACTTCGCACTGGCCTCGATCATGTTCATGCTGGGCGACATCATCTGCGGCATGACTCTCTACCTG AGTTTGTTCTGCTGCTCCTGA